In Deinococcus psychrotolerans, a genomic segment contains:
- a CDS encoding glycoside hydrolase family 108 protein: MNGFNEAFEIVIGHEGGLSLDPRDRGNWSDGAFGQKGGILKGTKYGVAAHAYPTLDIRNLTLADARAIYKQNYWDRAACDHLPAPLALVVFDTAINSGVSRALGFLAQTKDWRRYLDLRLQFLQSLSSWKTFGRGWTRRVDTLRTQAQQWQDAAATPITRPSAPAPPVLYLYSQNRDPNGTLRPDWTSIAVDAEGRVLLGADKRPRTVYMPPELAAAKGLK, encoded by the coding sequence GTGAACGGATTTAACGAGGCGTTTGAAATCGTCATCGGCCATGAAGGCGGTTTGAGCCTTGACCCACGCGACAGAGGAAATTGGTCTGATGGTGCATTCGGCCAAAAGGGTGGGATTCTCAAGGGCACAAAGTACGGTGTGGCGGCACACGCTTACCCGACGCTTGACATTCGTAACCTCACGCTTGCCGACGCTCGCGCCATCTATAAACAGAACTACTGGGACAGAGCGGCCTGTGACCATCTTCCGGCTCCGCTTGCCCTAGTGGTCTTTGACACCGCCATCAACAGCGGCGTTTCGCGTGCGCTGGGCTTTCTCGCGCAAACAAAAGACTGGCGGCGGTACTTGGATTTGCGCTTGCAATTCTTGCAGAGCCTCAGCTCTTGGAAAACATTCGGACGAGGTTGGACACGGCGGGTCGACACGCTCAGAACTCAGGCGCAGCAGTGGCAGGATGCCGCAGCCACCCCCATTACGCGGCCCTCGGCACCTGCGCCCCCTGTCCTCTACCTCTACTCGCAGAATCGTGACCCAAACGGCACGCTGCGCCCGGACTGGACGAGCATCGCCGTTGATGCCGAGGGCCGGGTGCTGCTGGGAGCCGACAAGCGCCCGCGCACCGTCTACATGCCACCTGAACTCGCGGCGGCGAAGGGGTTGAAATGA
- a CDS encoding MFS transporter translates to MITGTPELAPPRGWRTFLTLWASQSLSLLATNVAWFAITIYFTTVVYAADSQRPQLALMVGALGLLTSGPQIVLAPLAGSLTDRYSRRSIMLICDSVSALVALMVTLVVWSGSLNVPLLLLGVLLGRVAAVFHESAFEASYAMLLPESQLARANGLMQTSYSAGAILAPALAALIIAFPQHLSGGLWGLGNGTGLVMVLDTLSFVVAALVLFWLHIPSPQERPAPGAKTDFRADFKLGWHYISRRRPMLLLVLLVGVTNFALAGVNLYETLLARFNLDADFVQRGLSFESGYAIMTTVTGVGTLLGGLIISSWGGLKRNRIFGLLIPLLVQSLAVLTMGLSRSLPLTCAALLIFGLSYPLGGAHSAAIWMSQVPRELQGRVFSVRRVVGQSSIPLGVVVFSVLSARFVPGPVVVVFGVVAVLAIVSALLGKQVRRVEDKTYLDELAAQAR, encoded by the coding sequence ATGATAACTGGTACCCCTGAGCTCGCGCCGCCGAGAGGCTGGCGCACTTTCCTTACATTGTGGGCGTCGCAGTCGCTCAGTTTATTGGCCACCAATGTCGCTTGGTTTGCCATCACTATCTATTTCACCACTGTGGTCTACGCTGCCGACTCGCAGCGCCCGCAACTCGCGCTGATGGTCGGGGCACTGGGCCTGCTCACTTCCGGGCCGCAAATCGTCTTGGCTCCCCTCGCCGGTTCTCTCACCGACCGCTACAGCCGGCGCAGCATCATGCTGATTTGCGACTCGGTCAGCGCTTTGGTGGCCTTGATGGTTACACTGGTGGTTTGGAGCGGTTCGCTGAATGTGCCGCTGCTGCTGCTGGGCGTGCTGCTGGGGCGGGTTGCGGCAGTGTTTCACGAAAGCGCGTTTGAAGCCAGCTACGCCATGCTGCTGCCCGAATCGCAACTGGCCCGCGCCAACGGCCTGATGCAGACGAGCTACAGCGCTGGGGCTATTCTCGCGCCCGCGCTGGCGGCGCTGATTATCGCGTTTCCGCAACATCTCAGTGGCGGCTTGTGGGGACTGGGCAACGGCACCGGACTGGTGATGGTGCTCGACACGCTCAGCTTTGTGGTGGCGGCTCTCGTTCTTTTCTGGCTCCACATCCCCAGTCCACAGGAGCGCCCCGCTCCCGGCGCAAAGACTGATTTCCGAGCAGATTTCAAGCTGGGCTGGCACTACATCAGCCGCCGCCGCCCGATGCTGCTGCTGGTGCTACTGGTGGGCGTGACCAACTTTGCTTTGGCGGGCGTCAATCTTTACGAAACCTTGCTGGCCCGCTTTAACCTTGACGCCGACTTTGTCCAGCGCGGGCTGAGCTTTGAATCGGGGTACGCCATCATGACCACCGTGACCGGCGTGGGTACGCTGCTCGGCGGCCTGATCATCAGCAGTTGGGGCGGCCTCAAGCGCAACCGCATTTTTGGTCTGCTGATTCCGCTGCTGGTTCAGTCGCTGGCCGTTTTAACGATGGGCTTATCGCGCTCACTGCCGCTGACCTGCGCGGCGCTGCTGATCTTCGGGCTGTCCTATCCGCTGGGCGGAGCGCACTCGGCGGCCATTTGGATGTCGCAGGTGCCGCGTGAGTTGCAGGGGCGTGTCTTCAGCGTGCGGCGGGTGGTGGGGCAGTCGTCTATTCCGCTGGGGGTGGTCGTGTTCAGCGTTTTGTCAGCCCGCTTCGTGCCGGGGCCGGTGGTGGTAGTTTTCGGTGTGGTAGCGGTGCTGGCCATTGTGTCTGCGCTGCTCGGCAAGCAGGTGCGGCGCGTGGAAGACAAAACTTACCTCGACGAATTGGCGGCGCAGGCCAGATAA
- the guaA gene encoding glutamine-hydrolyzing GMP synthase, protein MSIVILDFGSQYTRLIARRFRELGTYSVILPGNASLERIQQENPAGLVLSGGPSSVYDEAAPRPAEGVLDLDIPILGVCYGMQYLAHQVGGEVKRAGKREYGKADLTRYGGQLFEGIQGEFVAWMSHSDSVTQLPQGYEVVAETEDTPVTAIENSVTRRYGVQFHPEVVHTPKGGQLLANFLTICGASRDWTAQHIVEDLIAGVQAQVGDGRVLLAISGGVDSSTLGLLLARAIGDKLTAVFIDHGLLRLGEREQVEAALTPLGVHLVTVDATKEFLGALAGVSDPEQKRKIIGREFIRAFEREAREYGPFDFLAQGTLYPDVIESAGGLSSDKSGAANIKSHHNVGGLPDDLAFKLVEPFRTLFKDEVREIAALLGLPDPVRMRHPFPGPGLGIRILGEVTPEKLDILKRVDDIFISGLREFGLYDTCSQALAVLTPIQSVGVMGDERTYSYTVALRAVTTGDFMTAEWARLPYDFLAAMSSRIVNQVHEVNRVVYDITGKPPATIEWE, encoded by the coding sequence ATTTTGCCCGGGAACGCTTCGCTAGAGCGTATCCAACAAGAAAATCCTGCCGGCTTGGTGCTCTCGGGTGGCCCCAGCAGCGTCTATGACGAAGCCGCCCCGCGCCCTGCCGAAGGCGTGCTTGACCTTGATATTCCCATTCTGGGCGTCTGTTACGGCATGCAGTACCTTGCCCACCAAGTCGGCGGCGAAGTCAAGCGGGCAGGCAAGCGCGAGTACGGCAAGGCCGATCTGACGCGCTACGGCGGGCAACTCTTCGAGGGGATTCAGGGCGAGTTCGTGGCCTGGATGAGCCACTCCGACAGTGTGACCCAGTTGCCGCAGGGCTACGAAGTGGTGGCCGAAACGGAGGACACGCCTGTCACCGCCATCGAGAACAGCGTGACCCGCCGCTACGGCGTGCAGTTTCACCCTGAAGTGGTGCATACCCCCAAAGGTGGGCAACTCCTCGCCAACTTTCTGACCATCTGCGGCGCGTCCCGCGACTGGACGGCCCAGCACATCGTCGAAGACCTGATCGCTGGAGTGCAGGCTCAAGTCGGAGACGGGCGGGTGCTGCTCGCCATTTCCGGCGGGGTGGACAGCTCTACGCTGGGTCTGCTGCTGGCCCGCGCCATCGGCGATAAGTTGACGGCCGTCTTTATCGATCACGGCCTGCTGCGCCTCGGTGAGCGCGAACAGGTAGAAGCCGCCCTGACGCCGCTGGGGGTGCATCTGGTGACGGTGGACGCCACAAAGGAATTTCTGGGCGCTCTGGCAGGCGTGTCTGACCCTGAACAAAAGCGCAAGATCATCGGCCGCGAGTTTATCCGGGCCTTCGAACGTGAGGCCCGCGAGTACGGCCCGTTTGATTTTCTGGCGCAGGGCACCCTCTACCCGGACGTGATCGAGTCGGCGGGCGGGCTGAGCAGCGACAAATCCGGCGCGGCCAACATCAAGAGCCATCACAACGTCGGCGGCCTACCGGACGATCTGGCCTTCAAGCTGGTCGAGCCGTTCCGCACCTTATTTAAAGACGAGGTGCGCGAGATTGCCGCCCTGCTGGGCCTGCCTGACCCCGTGCGGATGCGCCATCCTTTTCCCGGCCCTGGCCTCGGCATTCGTATTCTGGGTGAGGTGACGCCCGAGAAGCTGGATATTCTCAAGCGGGTGGACGACATTTTCATTTCGGGTCTGCGCGAGTTTGGCCTCTACGACACCTGCTCGCAGGCGCTGGCGGTGCTGACGCCGATTCAGAGTGTCGGCGTAATGGGCGACGAGCGGACTTACAGCTACACCGTCGCTCTGCGGGCCGTGACCACCGGCGACTTTATGACCGCCGAGTGGGCGCGGCTGCCGTATGACTTTCTGGCCGCCATGAGCAGCCGCATCGTCAACCAGGTGCATGAGGTTAACCGGGTGGTTTACGACATCACTGGCAAGCCGCCCGCGACGATCGAGTGGGAGTGA